In Xiphias gladius isolate SHS-SW01 ecotype Sanya breed wild chromosome 6, ASM1685928v1, whole genome shotgun sequence, a single genomic region encodes these proteins:
- the LOC120790673 gene encoding phosphatidylinositol 3-kinase regulatory subunit alpha-like encodes MASDSFQYRALFEYKRERGDDITLQPGDLLTVPKASLMATAGLEYQEGDERSPKGWLHGTNERTKEKGDFPGTFVEYVGVVRVGPPAAKSWPRPVPPTPGVQQPAVGPQPPGAAAASETRRLYGSLMTLSCFHTL; translated from the exons ATGGCGTCTGACAGTTTCCAGTACCGGGCGCTCTTCGAGTACAAGCGGGAACGTGGCGATGACATAACCCTCCAGCCGGGCGACCTGCTCACCGTCCCCAAGGCCTCACTGATGGCGACAGCGGGGCTGGAGTACCAGGAGGGTGACGAGCGGAGCCCCAAAGGCTGGCTGCACGGCACCAATGAGAGGACCAAGGAGAAGGGAGACTTTCCAGGGACCTTTGTGGAGTACGTCGGGGTGGTGAGAGTTGGCCCTCCTGCGGCAAAATCCTGGCCCAGGCCTGTACCACCGACCCCTGGGGTTCAACAGCCCGCCGTGGGGCCCCAGCCtcctggagcagcagcagcttcag AGACAAGACGTCTTTATGGAAGTTTAATGActctcagctgttttcacactctGTAG